One genomic window of Pocillopora verrucosa isolate sample1 chromosome 8, ASM3666991v2, whole genome shotgun sequence includes the following:
- the LOC131776278 gene encoding bifunctional arginine demethylase and lysyl-hydroxylase JMJD6, translated as MADPLVSLTAEKLVDLSNDREYLSEWPPANDIREESEQLIQVKRQRLDRAEDRRQPSVQDNYEGERVLWARPALAKWWRERQKEPGLKDFTSIPKSVNPNTVLKYVAGLPTGKAYLKEQINLLKKEIILHPASATHHAALASYYDLLKDTCSALSSLEVATKLNPLDKNIAWLYLKVQRSKELEDKKRSLQEHFLPHPSTDHKMPEPVEVERRHCNTLGAKQFLFEYCMTGTPVIITGLVVTMTTAPWDFKHIKEAIGNKRATLKRMVKESTEWAKLEPAGNMKVSEFIDSLQTLKEPLYLFDWSIPTHAPDLAEELKIPKYFAGDFLQRTAPGSLYRDSWPSLFIAPKGLHSDLHVDAFGSNFWMALFQGRKRWTFFQREDIPLLYPHYQDSLDLAFDVDLSCPDLDKFPLLMSAVPRQCILEPGELLFVPYGCPHRVENLEDSLAVSSNFVDLSNLHVVLEELRGNALIDPRSQDLLIQMTRDNFPVKMFSQQSDLSWKDFKTWPRVNYKDFDIDMDDLQNYTDK; from the exons atggcggatcCCCTCGTCTCCTTGACAGCTGAAAAATTGGTTGATCTCTCAAACGACAGGGAATATCTTAGCGAATGGCCTCCAGCAAATGATATTAGAGAAGAATCTGAACAATTAATTCAGGTAAAAAGACAGAGATTGGATCGTGCAGAGGACAGAAGACAACCCAGTGTGCAAGATAATTATGAGGGAGAAAGAGTTTTATGGGCTCGGCCCGCTCTGGCAAAGTGGTGGAGAGAAAGACAAAAGGAGCCTGGATTAAAAGATTTTACAAGCATTCCAAAATCGGTTAACCCTAATACAGTTCTGAAATATGTTGCTGG cCTCCCCACAGGAAAAGCATACTTAAAGGAGCAAATCAACCTGCTGAAAAAGGAGATAATATTACATCCTGCAAGTGCTACACATCATGCTGCACTAGCATCCTACTATGACTTGCTTAAAGACACTTGTTCAGCTCTGAGTAGTCTTGAAGTTGCCACAAAGCTTAATCCACTGGATAAGAATATAGCATGGCTGTATTTGAAAGTACAACGAAGTAAAGAGCTGGAGGATAAAAAAAGAAGTCTTCAGGAACATTTTTTACCACATCCTTCTACTGATCATAAGATGCCTGAGCCAGTAGAG gTAGAGAGGCGTCACTGCAATACTCTGGGAgcaaaacagtttttgtttgaGTATTGTATGACTGGTACCCCTGTTATTATCACAGGACTGGTGGTTACCATGACTACTGCCCCTTGGGACTTTAAGCATATAAAAGAG GCAATTGGAAACAAGAGAGCAACACTCAAAAGAATGGTGAAAGAATCCACAGAATGGGCAAAGCTTGAACCAGCTGGTAACATGAAAGTATCTGAGTTTATCGACTCCCTGCAAACATTAAAGGAACCACTTTACTTGTTTGATTGGAGCATACCAACACACGCTCCTGACTTAGCAGAAGAACTAAAGATTCCCAAGTATTTTGCAGGAGATTTCTTGCAGAGAACTGCCCCAGGATCATTATACCGGGATAGTTGGCCAAGTCTTTTTATTGCACCTAAAGGATTGCACAGTGACCTTCATGTTGACGCATTTGGTTCAAATTTCTGGATGGCACTATTCCAGGGCAGAAAAAG GTGGACATTCTTCCAGAGAGAAGACATTCCATTACTTTATCCACACTACCAGGATTCACTTGACCTTGCATTTGACGTAGACCTGAGTTGTCCTGATCTTGATAAATTTCCCCTGTTGATGTCAGCAGTGCCTCGTCAATGCATTTTAGAACCTGGTGAGCTGTTGTTTGTTCCTTATGGCTGCCCACACAGAGTGGAAAACTTGGAAGATTCTTTAGCAGTTTCatcaaattttgttgacttgTCAAACCTTCATGTTGTTCTTGAGGAACTGAGAGGAAATGCATTGATAGATCCCAGATCACAAGATTTGTTAATACAAATGACAAGGGATAATTTTCCAGTGAAAATGTTTAGTCAACAGAGTGACCTTTCCTGGAAAGATTTCAAGACATGGCCTCGAGTTAATTATAAAGACTTTGATATTGATATGGATGATTTGCAAAATTACACTGATAAATAA
- the LOC131776279 gene encoding androgen-induced gene 1 protein-like produces MAGVWGPFLFHYLCFMVHLIGVTYYMTEIHLPVHQTYGGRFKFLTFINMLLHFGYFNIAAVTEFHEIIKKRKSHIFASVCDHMFACFVFPVGTTVSLLFWGLYAADPNSCQTPEEAKQIPALHNHYMHTFPLVTILELCFIRHEYPTKKKAMVSVVGFAACYILWVLWIAFAADIWVYPFLEKLDALSIAAFFAFSVGVFIFIYHIGEWVAQWRWGQGVSVEKKKL; encoded by the coding sequence ATGGCAGGTGTTTGGGGCCCTTTCCTGTTTCACTATTTGTGTTTTATGGTACATTTGATTGGAGTAACGTACTATATGACAGAAATTCACCTTCCAGTTCACCAAACCTACGGAGGAAGATTCAAATTCTTAACTTTTATCAACATGCTGTTACACTTTGGGTACTTCAACATTGCCGCTGTCACAGAATTTCACGAGATCATTAAGAAGCGAAAGAGCCACATCTTCGCGTCCGTTTGCGACCACATGTTTGCTTGCTTTGTGTTCCCGGTCGGAACGACAGTGAGCTTGTTATTTTGGGGTCTTTACGCTGCCGATCCAAACTCTTGTCAAACACCAGAAGAAGCGAAACAAATTCCCGCGTTGCATAATCATTACATGCATACATTCCCTTTAGTGACAATCTTGGAACTATGTTTTATTCGCCACGAATACCCGACTAAGAAGAAAGCTATGGTTTCTGTCGTAGGATTTGCAGCTTGTTACATTCTCTGGGTTCTGTGGATAGCATTTGCAGCAGATATTTGGGTGTATCCATTTTTAGAGAAGTTAGATGCGCTCTCTATTGCTGCATTTTTCGCGTTTTCTGTTGGAGTCTTCATATTCATTTACCACATTGGAGAGTGGGTGGCTCAATGGAGATGGGGACAAGGTGTTtcagtggaaaagaaaaaactctaa
- the LOC131776267 gene encoding putative E3 ubiquitin-protein ligase UNKL: MRARLVFSRPQNNMSSSDPVMTSSSTIISSENKLAALSQTQPEKPFHYTYLKEFRVEQCPLFLQHKCTAHRPFTCFHWHFMNQRRRRPKKKRDGTFNYSPDVYCTQYDETSGICPSGDDCPYLHRVAGDVERRYHLRYYKTATCVHETDTRGYCVKNGPHCAFAHGPLDLRQPVYDIRELQAIEKEETEVGQTGIENNKAVLEDPRWQDTNYVLSSYKTEPCKKPPRLCRQGYACPHYHNSRDRRRSPRKFRYRSTPCPHVKHGDEWGEPTNCESGDGCPYCHTRTEQQFHPEIYKSTKCNDMQQTGYCPRGPFCAFAHVDQDTVTTKEANGEQSFSQFYSMPPSPLSPVDNGVGFIASLSQTISKPTRSMSTSSGGSYSSEPSTPCSLYPKAPGSERSERSGSREDEHQAFIRKQLLSIENDPTLDDIEKARRKQNVVSTRQSFSMASSASSNLSSVSASAPPFYPAADTVESVVESALDDLNLDDFDVTELEKELNNASPVSSTIGDSLSALNINPMCSAPVTIPGADTGPGSPQPFTQSPTSPLGQFSSSYGSTSQLISGQKGCNPYRASPLVRGSSLHSSVLDPLTAQLHSPKSIGSPQLSSPLGLSNSSSEIQRLSEDLMAAKTKLASWEESWAQAKQACDAWKKEAEESAKKAKEAEQGKVEAIMKKEEIESQVVSLRKEMEEIKGGPHLHTLNTVDDVGELPLLEMRQIHRQLSSDLEKLNQVMYRKVALICSLCEEQQRCIMTAPCSHCTMCEACASQRLECPVCLVQITQKTLINIPI; encoded by the exons ATGCGCGCGCGTTTGGTTTTCTCACGTCCCCAAAACAACATGTCGTCCTCTGATCCTGTAATGACTTCTTCCAGTACCATCATTTCTTCCGAAAATAAATTAGCTGCCCTTTCTCAAACACAGCCGGAGAAGCCTTTCCATTACAC GTACCTGAAGGAGTTTCGGGTCGAGCAATGTCCACTATTTCTACAGCACAAGTGTACAGCTCACAGACCCTTCACCTGTTTTCACTGGCACTTCATGAATCAAAGAAGGAGGAGACCGAAAAAGAAAAGGGATGGCACCTTCAATTATAGTCCTGATGTTTACTGCACTCAGTACGATGAAACGTCAGGGATTTGCCCGTCCGGAGATGA ctGTCCCTATTTACACCGCGTAGCTGGCGATGTGGAACGTCGATACCATCTTCGTTACTATAAAACTGCAACCTGTGTTCATGAGACCGATACTCGAGGATATTGTGTAAAAAATGGCCCACACTGCGCGTTCGCTCATGGACCACTCGATCTGAGACAACCAGTGTATGATATACGAGAATTACAAGCCATCGAGAAGGAGGAAACTGAAGTAGGTCAGACAGGGATAGAGAATAACAAAGCAGTTCTAGAAGATCCCCGCTGGCAAG ATACCAACTATGTTTTATCAAGTTACAAGACTGAACCATGCAAAAAGCCACCAAGACTTTGCAGACAAGGCTATGCTTGCCCTCACTATCACAATAGCAGGGATAGGCGACGCAGTCCAAGGAAATTTAGATACAG ATCAACTCCTTGTCCTCATGTGAAGCATGGTGATGAATGGGGAGAGCCAACAAATTGTGAGAGTGGAGATGGTTGCCCTTATTGTCACACAAGAACAGAACAACAATTTCACCCAGAG ATTTACAAGTCAACAAAATGTAATGATATGCAACAGACAGGCTATTGTCCCAGAGGACCTTTCTGTGCATTTGCACATGTAGACC AGGATACTGTTACCACTAAAGAAGCAAATGGGGAGCAAAGTTTTAGTCAG TTTTATTCAATGCCTCCATCACCATTAAGTCCTGTTGATAATGGAGTTGGATTTATAGCAAGTTTATCACAGACTATCAGCAAACCTACACGATCTATGTCAACATCATCAGGAGGGTCGTACTCTAGTGAACCATCCACTCCTTGTAGTTTATATCCTAAAGCTCCTGGTTCAGAACGTTCTGAGCGAAGTGGAAGTAGAGAAGATGAACATCAG GCATTCATAAGAAAACAACTGTTATCAATCGAAAATGACCCTACTTTAGATGACATAGAGAAAGCCCGAAGGAAGCAG AATGTAGTTAGTACAAGACAGTCCTTCTCTATGGCCAGTTCTGCCTCATCCAATTTGTCATCAGTATCAGCCAGTGCACCACCCTTCTACCCTGCTGCTGACACTGTGGAGTCTGTGGTGGAGAGTGCCCTTGATGACCTTAATCTAGATGACTTTGATGTTACTGAATTAGAGAAAGAGCTCAACAATGCTTCACCAGTGTCATCAACAATAGGAGATTCTCTGTCAGCACTTAACATAAATCCAATGTGCTCAGCACCTGTTACCATACCTGGGGCTGATACAGGCCCAGGCTCACCCCAACCATTCACTCAATCACCCACTTCACCATTAGGACAGTTTTCCTCATCTTATGGTTCCACCTCACAGTTAATATCAGGACAAAAG GGCTGTAATCCTTACCGTGCCAGTCCATTAGTAAGGGGTAGTAGTCTACATTCCTCTGTTTTGGATCCACTTACAGCTCAGCTCCACTCACCCAAATCAATAGGCTCTCCCCAGCTATCATCACCACTGGGTCTCAGTAACAGTTCAAGTGAAATTCAGCGACTTAGTGAAGATCTCATGGCTGCCAAAACCAAGCTGGCTTCATGGGAAGAGTCCTGGGCTCAAGCAAAGCAGGCTTGTGATGCCTGGAAGAAGGAGGCAGAAGAATCAGCAAAAAAGGCAAAGGAAGCCGAGCAAGGAAAAGTAGAAGCCATTATGAAAAAGGAAGAG aTTGAATCTCAAGTAGTAagcttgagaaaagaaatggaagaaattaaAGGTGGCCCCCATCTTCACACTCTCAACACAGTGGATGATGTAGGGGAGTTACCTCTGTTAGAAATGAGACAGATTCATCGACAGCTCAGTTCAGatttagaaaaattaaatcag GTGATGTATAGAAAAGTAGCTttaatttgtagtctttgtGAGGAACAACAGAGATGCATAATGACAGCACCGTGTTCGCATTGTACAATGTGTGAGGCATGTGCTTCACAAAGATTGGAATGCCCAGTGTGTCTTGTTCAAATCACACAAAAAACTTTGATAAATATACCCATTTGA